In the Phaseolus vulgaris cultivar G19833 chromosome 7, P. vulgaris v2.0, whole genome shotgun sequence genome, one interval contains:
- the LOC137829291 gene encoding secreted RxLR effector protein 78-like: MEEFGLLLARGKGLGFRVSLRLKKVIGKIIDARQLAFLEGRGLLDNVLVANEILEEYKRKRKSCVVFKVDYEKAYDSVNWGFLYYMLRRLGFCDRWIQWIRGCLESTSVSVLVNGSPTREFLPRRGLHQGDPLAPFLFLIVA; the protein is encoded by the coding sequence ATGGAAGAGTTTGGGCTTTTGCTGGCTAGAGgtaagggtttagggtttagggtttccTTGCGTTTGAAAAAGGTGATTGGAAAAATTATAGATGCCAGACAGTTGGCTTTTCTTGAAGGAAGAGGTTTATTGGACAATGTGCTTGTCGCGAATGAGATTTTGGAAGAGtacaagagaaaaagaaagagttgTGTGGTCTTCAAAGTTGATTACGAGAAGGCTTACGACTCAGTGAATTGGGGTTTTCTCTACTATATGTTAAGGAGGTTGGGTTTCTGTGATCGTTGGATTCAGTGGATCAGGGGTTGTTTAGAGTCGACTTCAGTCTCTGTCCTTGTCAATGGGAGCCCAACTAGGgagttccttcctagaaggggTCTTCATCAGGGAGATCCGTTAGCTCCTTTTCTATTCCTCATTGTAGCATAA